The Candidatus Eisenbacteria bacterium genomic sequence GCGTGGTTCGTCCCTACCCAGCTCGAAGAGCGCGAGAAGGGATCGATCTCCATGAACTTCGGCCCGGGCATGGAGTCGAAGGCGGAGATCCAGGAGTGGGATCCTCCGCGCCGCTTCTCTGCCCGCAACGAGGAAGGCATTGCCCCGGGGTCACCCGCGATGGCGACCGAATGGACGGTCGAGGCGAAGGCCGGCGGAACGTGTCGCGTGCGCGTCGTCCATAGCTGGTTCGCGAGCACGGACGACTGGGACAAGCAGTTCGAGAGCGTCGAGAGCGGATGGCCGGCCTTCTTCCGAATCCTGAGCCGCTATCTCGCGCACTTCCGCGGCCAGCCGTGCACGCAGATCCAGCTCATGGCCATGTCCCCCGAGCCGCGGGAGAAGGTGTGGGCGGAGCTCGCTCGCGGGCTGGGAATCACGGAGGCAACCGTCGGCCAGGCGGCGAAGTCATCCGGAGACGCGCCACGCTTTGCCGCTGTCATCGAGCATGCGGGTCAGAAAGCTGATCCCGAGCTCATGCTTCGTCTCGAAGAACCCGCGCCGGGCACCGCGCAGCTTGCCTTGATGCCGATGGGCGGCCAGATGTGCGTGTATCTCTGTCTCTACCTGTACGGCGAGGGAGCACGCAGTGTCGCGACACGCGAGGCGCCGGTGTGGCAAGCGTGGCTCGCTCGGCTCTTTCCCGCACCGGTCGGCCAGCCGGGGTCTTAGTTGCGCGGCGCGGCGCCGCTGAGCCTCGGCGCCGCGCCAAGTTACTCGCCGGCTACTCACACGGATCAGTCCGGTGCCGGCGGGATGGTGAAGCGGATCCTCGTGGCTCGACGTCTGGGTACAGAGTCTTCCAGGCCGTATGATGCGGCCGTCCCCCTCAAATGATCCCGCCATGGAGGCCGCCTCATGCGCCGGGTTCTGATCCTCACGTTTGCGTTTGTCGTGGGATATCCGAGTGGAGCGAGCACCCGTGAAGTCGTATGCGCGGGGGAGTTCGCGCGGTTCTTCGCCATTGCGGGGAATGGGCCCGATGCTCCGGGTGAGGCACCGCCCGACACGTTGCGCCTGGCCGAGCTTTCGAGCGGCCACTCTGCAGCATCGGTCGGTCCAGTCGACACGCGCCCGCCGACCATACAGGGCTCGGGCCACCTGGAGATCGTGGACTGGCTCGTGGCGTCCGTGGCCATGGGGGCGATCTGGGGGGTCGCAAGCGGCTACTGCCAGGACAAAGCCTTCGAGCCAACCCAGCTCTGGACGACCCCCCTCGCTGTGGGGCTGATCGCTTTCGTCGGTGCTGCCTTCGGTGATGGCCCCAACCCGTACGTTCATCGCCATCCGCCCGTGCCCGTCGCAGACCTTGGAGAAATGAAGAAGAGATACGATCTGTTCGGCACACTCGATGTCTTGACCGTGGACGGCGAGTGGGTCACTGGGCCCGTGCGCATCAAAGAGACGGGCCTCGAGGTCCGCGCGAAACGAGGCCGCAGACTGATTCCGATCGATTCGGT encodes the following:
- a CDS encoding SRPBCC domain-containing protein, translating into MPTQKDSSGRRFIVVETEVPGTPEEVWQAIATGPGITAWFVPTQLEEREKGSISMNFGPGMESKAEIQEWDPPRRFSARNEEGIAPGSPAMATEWTVEAKAGGTCRVRVVHSWFASTDDWDKQFESVESGWPAFFRILSRYLAHFRGQPCTQIQLMAMSPEPREKVWAELARGLGITEATVGQAAKSSGDAPRFAAVIEHAGQKADPELMLRLEEPAPGTAQLALMPMGGQMCVYLCLYLYGEGARSVATREAPVWQAWLARLFPAPVGQPGS